A single Pseudanabaenaceae cyanobacterium SKYG29 DNA region contains:
- a CDS encoding penicillin-binding protein 2 — translation MTKAGLRAREWLRTVRSDRLMGVWLLLMLATGGLFARLFYLQVHQSETLRQRAQTQQISYIQPFVPRPTIVDRHQQVLAVDRPAYVLFVHGHLLRQPKSAIASALAPFLTKDTATLAQAIPDRGSVKLVDGLTEETARGIRALGLDGVELMMERRRYYPQQDLAAEVVGYVNLIDHRGRAGVEMAYDRWLTTNLERYQVRRDGLGRIIPQSVKRQVLFNERTFLQLTIDQRTQRVARQLLKAAIAKYNAKRGTVLVMDAQTGEMRALVTEPTFDPNRYFDYAQRPEVFKNWAVTDLYEPGSTFKPINIAIALEGGYIQPDSTFYDEGMLTIDGWPVANFDFESKGPVGVLTISQILERSSNVGMVHIMEQMPPAVYYSWLQRLGLGQPSGIDLPSEPAGELKSQAQFTTYRIEAATTAFGQGFSLTPIQMLQLHGILASGGKILTPHVVKGLFNEEGELLYRYPLPEPRQVLSPTTTVQVLKMMEAVVEKGTGQAARIPGYRLGGKTGTAQKADERGGYANAKITSFVGIFPTTAPRYVVMAVIDEPLGDDAFGSTVAAPIVKGVIADLIAADKIPPSHPEELLQKASPQTPNQNTRAD, via the coding sequence ATGACTAAAGCTGGCTTACGTGCCCGCGAGTGGTTACGGACTGTGCGCAGCGATCGGCTCATGGGAGTCTGGTTGCTGCTCATGTTGGCGACAGGGGGATTGTTTGCCCGTCTATTCTATCTGCAGGTGCATCAGAGTGAGACCTTGCGACAGCGTGCCCAAACCCAACAAATCTCCTATATTCAACCCTTTGTCCCCCGCCCCACGATCGTCGATCGCCATCAGCAAGTCCTAGCCGTCGATCGTCCTGCCTACGTCCTATTTGTCCATGGTCATCTCTTACGACAGCCAAAATCAGCCATAGCTAGTGCCCTAGCGCCCTTCCTGACCAAAGATACCGCCACCCTTGCCCAGGCAATCCCCGATCGGGGTAGTGTCAAACTGGTGGATGGACTGACGGAAGAGACCGCTAGAGGTATTCGTGCCCTGGGACTAGATGGGGTGGAACTGATGATGGAACGGCGGCGCTACTATCCCCAACAGGATTTGGCGGCGGAGGTGGTGGGCTATGTCAATCTCATCGATCACAGAGGCAGGGCAGGGGTGGAGATGGCTTACGATCGATGGCTGACCACTAACCTAGAACGCTATCAGGTGCGCCGAGACGGCTTGGGGCGGATCATCCCCCAATCGGTAAAACGACAGGTGCTGTTTAATGAGCGGACTTTCTTACAACTGACGATCGATCAGCGCACGCAGCGGGTAGCCCGCCAACTGCTGAAAGCGGCAATTGCCAAGTACAATGCCAAGCGGGGGACAGTCCTGGTCATGGATGCCCAAACGGGGGAGATGCGGGCCCTGGTCACAGAACCCACCTTCGACCCCAACCGCTACTTTGACTATGCCCAAAGACCGGAAGTGTTCAAAAACTGGGCGGTAACTGACCTCTACGAACCAGGTTCCACCTTCAAACCCATCAATATCGCCATTGCCCTGGAAGGGGGATACATACAACCTGACAGCACTTTCTACGATGAAGGAATGCTCACGATCGATGGCTGGCCCGTCGCCAACTTTGACTTTGAGAGCAAGGGACCAGTGGGGGTTCTCACCATCAGTCAGATTCTGGAACGATCGAGTAACGTGGGGATGGTGCACATCATGGAACAGATGCCCCCAGCGGTGTACTACAGTTGGTTGCAACGACTGGGCTTAGGGCAACCCTCAGGGATTGACTTGCCCTCGGAGCCAGCGGGAGAGCTAAAAAGTCAGGCACAATTTACCACCTATCGCATTGAAGCCGCTACTACAGCCTTTGGGCAGGGCTTTTCCCTCACACCAATTCAGATGTTGCAATTGCATGGTATTCTCGCTAGTGGCGGTAAAATTCTCACCCCCCATGTAGTCAAAGGGCTTTTTAACGAAGAGGGAGAGTTATTGTATCGTTACCCCCTGCCTGAACCCCGTCAAGTCCTTTCCCCTACAACAACTGTGCAAGTCCTAAAGATGATGGAAGCGGTGGTAGAAAAGGGTACAGGGCAAGCGGCGCGCATTCCTGGCTATCGGTTAGGGGGTAAGACAGGGACAGCGCAAAAAGCCGATGAACGGGGGGGTTATGCTAATGCCAAAATTACCAGCTTTGTAGGGATTTTCCCTACCACTGCCCCTCGCTATGTGGTGATGGCTGTGATCGATGAACCTCTAGGTGATGATGCCTTTGGTTCCACGGTGGCTGCACCGATCGTCAAGGGCGTAATTGCAGACTTGATTGCTGCCGACAAAATTCCCCCCTCCCACCCTGAAGAGTTATTGCAGAAAGCCTCCCCTCAAACGCCAAATCAAAACACTAGGGCAGATTAG
- a CDS encoding SufE family protein: protein MTTAALPPTLAKLVDRFKSLSDPKARYEQLILYGKKLPPFDPALKIPANRVNGCVSNVYLTAALQDGKVIFSGDSDALISKGFLGFLAAGMNGLDPQTILALSPDFVKELGLSVSLTPSRANGFINVFHTMQKKTMELLS, encoded by the coding sequence ATGACTACAGCTGCTTTACCTCCAACATTGGCGAAACTAGTCGATCGGTTCAAATCTCTGTCCGATCCCAAAGCCCGCTATGAACAGTTGATTCTCTACGGCAAGAAATTGCCTCCCTTTGATCCTGCCCTCAAAATTCCCGCCAATCGAGTTAATGGCTGTGTTTCTAACGTTTATTTAACTGCTGCTCTGCAGGATGGCAAGGTAATTTTTAGCGGGGACTCCGATGCCCTAATTAGTAAAGGATTTTTGGGTTTTCTAGCCGCAGGCATGAATGGTCTTGACCCCCAGACTATCCTGGCTTTGTCCCCTGATTTTGTGAAAGAATTGGGTTTGTCTGTCAGTTTAACTCCTTCCCGTGCCAATGGCTTTATTAATGTTTTTCACACAATGCAGAAAAAGACAATGGAGTTGTTATCCTAG
- a CDS encoding CbiX/SirB N-terminal domain-containing protein, translating into MIAYFVITHGSSSPRSVVWRQEVERCLQSLCPQVIVGGGCLEGQPETLQEQMLQFAAGVSSQTKIIAIPLFLLRGVHTQIDIPAQIPNDPQSMQLARRWLLTPLLGEHPGMVDLLARQFPPQGKRVLLCHGSKYPGATTIVSHLAHKLHAQLLTLADPLPPGAWVLPYFLEGSYALNKIPRDGITLLPSPFTPPVVAKLAQELAASIVQYS; encoded by the coding sequence ATGATTGCCTATTTTGTCATTACCCATGGCAGTAGTTCCCCCCGCTCGGTGGTGTGGCGACAGGAAGTGGAACGATGTCTGCAGTCTCTGTGTCCCCAGGTAATAGTTGGTGGTGGTTGTTTAGAAGGGCAGCCCGAAACTCTACAAGAACAAATGCTGCAGTTTGCGGCGGGCGTATCTTCCCAGACTAAAATTATTGCCATTCCTCTGTTTTTGTTACGGGGTGTGCATACTCAAATTGACATCCCCGCCCAGATACCCAATGATCCCCAATCCATGCAGCTTGCGAGGCGCTGGCTACTGACACCATTATTGGGGGAACATCCAGGCATGGTAGACCTATTGGCTCGGCAATTCCCACCCCAGGGAAAGAGGGTTCTACTCTGTCACGGCAGCAAGTATCCTGGTGCTACCACGATCGTCAGTCACCTAGCCCACAAACTCCATGCCCAACTGCTGACCCTGGCTGACCCTCTACCCCCTGGTGCCTGGGTTTTGCCCTATTTCCTGGAGGGAAGCTATGCCCTAAATAAAATCCCCAGGGACGGTATAACTCTTTTGCCTAGTCCCTTCACCCCCCCAGTGGTGGCTAAGCTAGCGCAGGAACTAGCGGCATCGATCGTACAATATTCTTAG
- a CDS encoding UDP-N-acetylmuramoyl-L-alanyl-D-glutamate--2,6-diaminopimelate ligase, translating to MLLSQLLQTIGLACRQEAEVTGLATDSRRCQRGDLFIGMPGAKVDGGEFALQAIEQGAVAAVVGEKIGIEHDRVYKVADVAVACGQLANCFYDYPSRQLRLVGVTGTNGKTTTTHIIEFLAQSQFHTALLGTLYNRWQGQQETANLTTAFAVDLQKNLRRALDSGVNLAIMEVSSHALDQRRVWGCRFHRAVFTNLSQDHLDYHGTLENYFAAKSLLFHSNYLDGTAVINKDDPYGQKLLTMTKDTLTYSLQDPGADCYTTDLTFSPTGVVATLHSPWGVVQFRSSLLGKFNVMNAIAAVAVALSLGISKEEIAERLPAFQTVPGRLEKVQIGPGQDITVVVDYAHTPDGLEKVLTAMRPFTQGKLIAVFGCGGDRDRTKRPLMGEIAARLADRVFVTSDNPRTEDPQRILQDIRAGITADYHVQYQIDRRQAIMEAILTAQAGDTVVIAGKGHEDYQIIGTTKYPFDDRVEARKALAQRLGI from the coding sequence ATGTTGCTGTCCCAATTACTACAAACGATCGGGCTGGCGTGCCGCCAAGAAGCAGAGGTCACTGGTTTGGCTACGGATTCCCGTCGCTGTCAGCGGGGTGATTTATTTATCGGTATGCCTGGGGCAAAGGTGGACGGGGGGGAGTTTGCGCTGCAGGCAATAGAGCAGGGAGCAGTAGCCGCTGTAGTGGGAGAGAAGATAGGGATTGAGCACGATCGGGTTTACAAAGTTGCGGATGTGGCAGTTGCCTGCGGTCAGTTAGCCAACTGTTTTTATGATTATCCCAGTCGCCAATTGCGGCTAGTGGGGGTAACGGGTACAAATGGCAAAACGACAACCACTCATATCATTGAATTTCTGGCTCAGTCGCAGTTTCACACAGCTTTGTTAGGGACTCTTTACAATCGTTGGCAAGGGCAGCAGGAAACGGCTAATCTCACCACGGCTTTTGCTGTTGATCTACAAAAAAACCTAAGACGGGCATTAGATAGCGGCGTAAATTTGGCAATCATGGAAGTGAGTTCCCATGCTCTCGATCAGAGGCGGGTGTGGGGCTGTCGGTTTCACAGGGCGGTGTTTACCAATTTAAGCCAAGACCACCTGGACTATCACGGCACCCTGGAGAATTATTTTGCGGCTAAATCCCTGCTCTTTCACAGTAATTATCTGGACGGTACAGCAGTTATAAACAAAGATGACCCCTATGGTCAAAAATTACTGACCATGACCAAGGACACACTGACCTACAGTTTACAAGACCCTGGGGCTGATTGCTACACCACAGATTTAACTTTTAGTCCTACGGGTGTGGTGGCAACCTTGCATTCCCCCTGGGGAGTAGTACAGTTCCGATCGAGTTTGCTGGGCAAATTCAATGTGATGAATGCCATCGCTGCTGTAGCTGTGGCTTTGAGTTTGGGGATTAGCAAGGAAGAGATTGCGGAGAGGTTACCTGCTTTTCAAACGGTGCCAGGACGACTGGAAAAAGTACAAATTGGGCCAGGGCAGGATATAACCGTTGTTGTGGATTATGCCCATACCCCCGATGGTTTGGAGAAGGTGTTGACAGCTATGCGTCCTTTTACCCAGGGGAAGTTAATTGCTGTGTTTGGTTGTGGTGGCGACCGCGATCGGACGAAACGACCATTGATGGGGGAAATTGCCGCCAGACTTGCCGATCGGGTGTTTGTCACCTCCGATAACCCCCGTACAGAAGACCCCCAGCGCATTCTCCAAGATATTCGAGCAGGCATTACCGCTGACTACCATGTGCAATACCAAATCGATCGGCGGCAAGCTATCATGGAAGCGATTCTCACTGCCCAAGCGGGGGATACGGTAGTGATAGCTGGGAAAGGTCATGAGGATTACCAAATTATTGGTACGACCAAGTATCCCTTTGATGACCGTGTGGAAGCCCGAAAAGCTCTAGCCCAGCGCTTGGGAATATGA
- the pheA gene encoding prephenate dehydratase, with protein sequence MTKLAFLGPAGTWSETVALIYQELHPESDWQLCPHTTIPQVLKSVAIGECSLAIVPVENSVEGSVTTTLDGMWQWEELQIHQAIILPIRHALISCATTIQNVQVVYSHRQALSQCEQWLEQHLAHAHRIATHSTTDMLPQVQQDAKVAVIASPRAASLHNLPVLACPINDYGDNCTCFWVLAREPSPHPGKKTSLAFSVLDRPGSLVAALELFALQGINLSRIESRPSKRGLGEYIFFVDVEASLQDRGMQITLKALQKITETLKVFGSYDIIQVQ encoded by the coding sequence ATGACTAAGTTAGCTTTTTTAGGACCAGCGGGTACCTGGTCAGAAACTGTTGCTCTTATCTATCAGGAACTACACCCTGAATCAGATTGGCAATTGTGTCCCCACACAACAATTCCCCAGGTCTTAAAAAGTGTAGCAATTGGGGAATGCTCCCTAGCAATTGTGCCTGTCGAAAATTCCGTGGAAGGCAGTGTTACTACTACTTTAGATGGCATGTGGCAGTGGGAAGAACTACAAATCCACCAAGCAATTATTCTGCCTATCCGCCATGCCCTTATTAGTTGTGCAACTACAATACAAAACGTGCAGGTAGTTTACTCCCACCGCCAAGCGCTCTCCCAGTGTGAACAGTGGCTGGAACAGCATTTAGCCCACGCCCACCGCATTGCTACCCACTCCACCACAGATATGTTGCCCCAGGTGCAGCAGGACGCCAAGGTTGCTGTAATTGCCTCCCCTCGCGCTGCTAGTCTCCATAATTTGCCTGTGCTAGCTTGCCCTATCAATGACTACGGGGATAATTGCACCTGTTTTTGGGTCTTGGCAAGGGAGCCTAGCCCTCATCCTGGCAAGAAAACTTCTTTGGCGTTTAGTGTCCTCGATCGTCCTGGTAGTTTGGTGGCGGCTCTGGAATTGTTTGCCCTCCAGGGGATAAATCTCAGTCGCATTGAGTCCCGTCCGTCTAAACGGGGGTTGGGGGAGTACATCTTTTTTGTAGATGTAGAGGCCAGTCTGCAGGATAGGGGAATGCAAATCACGCTTAAGGCTCTGCAAAAGATCACAGAAACTCTCAAAGTGTTTGGTAGCTACGACATCATACAAGTGCAGTAA
- a CDS encoding DUF1350 family protein — protein sequence MNWAAIGNNWVLVPRRVKGVVHFLGGAFLAAAPPISYNRLLVKLAQSGYLVVATPFLNNSFDHYQIARDVYTEFAAAQAQLGFDALPIFGIGHSMGCKIHLIINCQFQPDRSGNIFIAYNNYSAKQSIPFFRELGQSLPELAEAEFSPSPAALNSLVAERYAVKHNLLVKFWDDDIDEIPVLADILRYKFADTVKVETLPGNHLTSMGVEVNWKVGKNFSPLDAIAQWLKQETYRHSEMLEKVLLNWLSRIRLLARTVT from the coding sequence ATGAACTGGGCAGCGATCGGTAACAATTGGGTGTTAGTGCCACGGCGGGTGAAGGGAGTGGTGCATTTTTTAGGGGGTGCATTTCTAGCAGCAGCTCCCCCTATTAGTTACAATCGCCTGTTGGTAAAATTGGCACAGTCAGGTTATCTAGTAGTAGCTACACCGTTTTTGAATAATTCCTTTGATCACTACCAAATTGCCCGCGATGTCTATACAGAATTTGCGGCTGCCCAAGCCCAATTAGGCTTTGATGCCCTGCCTATTTTTGGTATCGGCCACAGTATGGGCTGTAAAATTCACCTTATCATTAATTGCCAATTCCAGCCCGATCGCTCAGGTAACATCTTCATTGCCTACAACAATTACAGTGCTAAACAATCGATTCCTTTCTTTCGGGAGCTAGGACAGAGTTTGCCGGAACTAGCAGAAGCAGAATTTAGCCCTTCCCCCGCTGCCTTGAATAGCTTAGTTGCCGAGCGTTACGCTGTGAAACACAACTTGTTAGTGAAGTTCTGGGATGATGATATTGATGAAATTCCCGTTTTAGCAGACATTTTGCGCTACAAATTTGCTGACACAGTCAAAGTAGAGACTCTGCCAGGGAATCATTTAACTTCTATGGGGGTAGAGGTCAATTGGAAAGTAGGGAAAAACTTCAGTCCCCTTGATGCCATTGCCCAATGGCTGAAACAGGAAACCTATCGCCATAGTGAAATGTTAGAGAAAGTGTTACTGAATTGGCTGTCCCGCATTAGACTATTAGCAAGGACTGTCACCTAG
- a CDS encoding exonuclease SbcCD subunit D, with translation MRLVHLADLHLGFRSYSRTTSKGINQREADVFRAFKQALTKIIELAPDLVLVAGDVFHTNRPPNLTLVQTHRLWQNFAHTTGIETIIIAGNHDSVKTKDNACILELFALIPGITVVWQQPEVIINATGDIRVACLPHNALAEVDKLDLRPDRDFRFNVLLLHGTIDKHWENDYGGAAVPRELLEKDWDYVACGHFHSFHHIDRFIYYAGAIERTSNDIWQEAGEEKGFIEFDLEHKKVFFHPLETRKTIDLPIIDAQGKTIEEIDNLIADHVRQTDITDALVRQRVINLPRSNQNQLNYRQIRQFQQQALHYLFVTTPPPLSKGEESSSLPQGGLYQEARQFLTTRPLSPDIPRADFVRKGLEYLQKV, from the coding sequence ATGCGTTTAGTCCATCTTGCCGACTTACATTTGGGGTTTCGTAGCTATAGTCGAACGACAAGTAAAGGCATCAATCAAAGGGAAGCAGACGTGTTCCGCGCCTTCAAACAAGCTCTGACCAAAATTATAGAATTAGCCCCCGATTTAGTGTTAGTTGCGGGGGATGTATTTCACACCAATCGTCCTCCTAATTTAACTTTGGTGCAAACCCACAGGCTGTGGCAGAATTTTGCCCACACAACAGGTATAGAAACTATTATTATTGCGGGTAATCATGACTCCGTCAAAACAAAAGATAATGCCTGCATTTTAGAACTATTCGCTTTAATTCCTGGCATCACAGTTGTATGGCAACAGCCCGAAGTGATCATTAATGCCACTGGGGATATTCGGGTTGCCTGTTTACCCCACAATGCCCTGGCAGAGGTGGATAAATTGGACTTACGACCCGATCGGGATTTTCGGTTTAATGTTTTGCTGTTGCACGGCACGATCGATAAACATTGGGAAAATGACTATGGTGGCGCTGCGGTTCCCAGGGAGTTACTAGAAAAAGATTGGGACTATGTTGCCTGTGGGCATTTCCACAGTTTTCACCACATCGATCGGTTTATCTACTACGCCGGAGCAATTGAGCGCACAAGCAATGACATTTGGCAAGAGGCAGGGGAAGAGAAGGGGTTTATTGAGTTTGATTTAGAGCACAAAAAAGTTTTTTTTCACCCCTTGGAGACGAGGAAAACAATTGATCTGCCCATCATTGATGCCCAGGGTAAAACGATCGAGGAGATTGATAATTTAATAGCTGATCATGTTCGCCAGACAGATATTACTGATGCCCTGGTGCGGCAACGGGTGATTAATTTACCCCGTTCTAACCAAAATCAATTAAACTACCGACAAATTCGGCAATTTCAACAACAAGCTCTACATTACTTATTTGTCACTACACCGCCGCCACTATCCAAGGGAGAGGAATCCAGCTCTCTACCCCAGGGGGGACTGTACCAGGAAGCACGGCAGTTTTTAACAACCCGTCCCCTCAGTCCTGATATTCCCCGTGCTGATTTTGTCCGTAAAGGGTTAGAATACTTGCAAAAAGTTTAG
- a CDS encoding glycosyl transferase: MTGLYVAISGHGFGHTTRTCSIVAAVQHFLPDLPVTIVTTSPQWLIDSYVTQPYHYRPVRLDVGVVQRDGLQMDKTATLAKLKELLTQQQELVAQEAAYIQSQGINLVFADIPPLAIAIARSVGIPCWLSSNFGWDLIYQDWVAELPDFQEIVEWIQDLYRQVDLLLRQPFCEAMPVFRNRIDVGLTGGTPKFSPAEIYEKLQLSPDRLAVLISFGGLGLQAIPYDNVMNYPDLQFITFDQAAPNLANLLVLAGRNIRPVDIMPICDVVITKPGYSTIAEACRLQRGIVCLTRSDFAEGKYLLAGVRNYMRHHIIEPEDFYHGKWEFLCSHFTPPRLTDPPAGGGEWTIAQKIVTYFCGGVTNWI, encoded by the coding sequence ATGACTGGTCTATATGTAGCCATCTCTGGACATGGGTTTGGTCACACTACCCGCACTTGTTCAATAGTAGCCGCTGTGCAACATTTTTTACCCGACTTACCCGTCACAATCGTCACCACTAGCCCCCAATGGTTGATTGATTCCTATGTCACGCAACCCTACCACTATCGACCAGTCAGGTTAGATGTGGGGGTAGTCCAAAGGGATGGCTTACAAATGGATAAAACAGCAACTTTAGCGAAGTTAAAAGAGTTGTTGACACAACAACAGGAATTAGTCGCCCAGGAGGCAGCCTATATTCAATCCCAAGGCATCAATTTAGTATTTGCCGATATACCGCCTCTGGCTATAGCTATTGCCCGATCGGTAGGTATCCCCTGCTGGCTCAGTTCTAATTTTGGCTGGGATTTAATTTATCAAGACTGGGTGGCAGAATTACCAGATTTCCAGGAAATAGTAGAGTGGATACAGGATTTATATCGCCAAGTGGATTTACTCCTGCGCCAACCTTTTTGTGAAGCAATGCCCGTCTTTCGCAATAGAATAGATGTAGGTTTAACAGGGGGAACACCTAAATTCAGTCCCGCAGAAATCTATGAAAAATTGCAGTTATCACCCGATCGTTTGGCAGTATTAATTAGCTTTGGCGGTCTAGGATTACAGGCAATTCCCTATGACAATGTGATGAATTATCCTGACTTACAATTTATCACCTTTGACCAAGCAGCGCCCAATTTAGCTAATCTCCTAGTCCTGGCGGGACGTAATATTAGACCTGTAGATATTATGCCCATCTGCGATGTTGTAATTACCAAACCAGGTTACAGCACCATAGCCGAAGCCTGTCGTTTGCAGCGGGGAATTGTCTGTTTGACTCGTTCAGATTTTGCGGAAGGTAAATATCTGCTGGCAGGGGTGCGGAATTATATGCGTCATCACATTATTGAGCCAGAGGATTTTTATCACGGTAAGTGGGAATTTTTATGTAGTCATTTTACACCCCCCCGGTTAACCGACCCGCCTGCTGGAGGGGGAGAATGGACAATTGCGCAAAAAATCGTGACCTATTTCTGTGGGGGGGTTACCAACTGGATTTAA
- the rpsN gene encoding 30S ribosomal protein S14, which yields MAKKSMLEREKKRQKLVAKYAAKREALKERMMTEELTQAELLNLHRQLQRLPRNSSPTRLRNRCRLTGRPRAYYRDFGLCRNMLREMAHQGLLPGVVKSSW from the coding sequence ATGGCGAAAAAAAGTATGCTCGAGCGCGAGAAGAAGCGCCAAAAGCTAGTGGCAAAATACGCTGCCAAGCGGGAAGCCCTCAAGGAACGGATGATGACTGAGGAACTGACGCAAGCAGAACTGCTAAATTTACATCGGCAACTACAACGCCTTCCCCGCAATAGCAGTCCCACCCGTCTACGCAACCGCTGCCGCCTCACGGGTAGACCCCGTGCCTACTACCGCGATTTTGGTCTCTGTCGCAATATGCTCCGTGAGATGGCACACCAGGGCTTACTGCCAGGCGTAGTTAAATCCAGTTGGTAA